The Amaranthus tricolor cultivar Red isolate AtriRed21 chromosome 2, ASM2621246v1, whole genome shotgun sequence genome contains the following window.
TCAATCAAACAAATGTTACAGTTTGAGTTTAGTTCATCTGTTCCAAAATCTTGATAGGTTTATGAAAGGCTCGCTCATATTATTGAGATGGAAAACGAGAATGCTAATTCAGGCGAGCATACTAGGTGATGGGTATAATTAGCAGTTGTAAATTGGAGATGCTATAACTCGAAGCCATAGTGCGTCTGTGTCTAATGATGCTACCCGGTAGGTCGCCTTGTAAAAATCTCGATTTATATATGTCTGGGACATGTCGGAGGTTGGAGGATCCGGATGCACAGAGGCAAACCGAATAGGACTCGTAGGAGTTTATGTAGAATGCTACGTTATACAATTATTCAATATGAACGTTCCTTATGATGTTCTTTGATGGGTCATGGTGTTTTCAAGCACATGGTGCACATCCTTAGGGATTTGTTAGTTTGATTGTTGGGGCATAAAGATGAAAATGTGCCTAGAATGCACTTAGTAAaatgaaattagtcatatggaCAATGGAATATGAATCACTTGTGGGTATAGTGGAGCAGTTCAATTTGTACTTGACTTATTCGAATCTAAATATGATCTGACTAACTCTAATACGGTGTTTGTGTAGTTAAAGTATCTTGCATTTATTATTCTAGTAATATGACATAGAATTTGAAAGTATCACATaattttgataaataaaatccGAAATCTACTTATCGTGAggtattataaataaaattcgtTGGAAAGACTAAATGTATACCTCTAgtaattcagtcatatttagctTGATTCAACATGATCAAacttaatgcaaaaaaaaactttgacaTAATGTTTAGATAGAGAGAatcaaggaaaaagaaaaagtgtGATATGAAAGGATATAGAATTCtttatttggataacaaaagAAAGAGGGATCTAGAGTTGAGAAATTTAAAGAAACAATATAGACAAGTTGGTCAAATTCTATTGAGAACGCAATTTCCTTAAGTGGAAAATTTGAGGaaaaatactcatttttttttcctccttTCTCTTCTAAATAAGATGTATTTTCTCTTCTTACCCCTTCTTTGTTTTTCCCTTACTACCCTTTTCCTTCTCTTAGTttatttttccttctaatttgCTATTCAAACACAATgtaaaaacataccaaaataaGATGAGAATAAAAtccataataattaaatttgagaTTCTCATCTACCCTCCTAGAGGTTCTCTAACTTaacccaaataaaaaattattccctaaaaataataattaaataacaattgCGGAATCTAGTTGTAATACGTATTCCTTAATCATTTGTCAAACATAATTTGTCAATCACGTCACctataaaaaaaaccaaatccCCTTACTCATGTACTCTTCTTTCAGTCCCATTTAAAATGTAACATATCTGATAAATCTCATAAATCTCTAACATTGAAAACTTAAATATTGCATTTTCAATGATAAAAATcaattgtatttttattttattttattatagataggtaaaaatcaaatcttaaacatttttcaaaaagtaaaacTTACTCTCTAACTAAGACATGACGGTTCCTAAAAACAAAtactttaaattattattttttttaaagagttCAATCAACGCTTTACTCCCAATTCCCAAGTCCCAACTCCCTTCATAAGCAAGCCCCAAAAAGCCGGCAGAACAAAATCTCAAACACTTCAATTTTCGACGCTTTTGAGCTTTATCCATCAACCATGTGCTGCGACGGAGATTGCAGACCAATTGGTTTTCTTTTAGGCCTTCCTTTCGCCTTCTTATGTCTTCTCGTCTCCATTGTTGGCGTCATCGTTTGGATCGTCGGGTAAGTTTTTCCCCTTCCAATTAATTCCCTTTTACATCActaatttcaattattattattattattatttaattaattggataAATTGTCAATAATCAACTAATGTTTGCTTAATCTGTCGAAAATACACTCACttttattgttaaattaaataagaggattttaaaatgagaaagaTAAAAATTCAGATTTATGAAATATTATCTTTTCTGTGTAGCTTGATCGTAACCTTAGATTTTTAGAATTcatcttatttttcttattttgaacaCCCTTCTTATTAAATCTCTCCTTTATTGTTAAATAAACtcatttttatactaatttaaatttttttaaaaaataatcaataattagatttatttttagcGTTTTGAGCAAAGGTGtgttcatttttataatttacccTAATTAATATGACTAAttcttgttttaaatttttgtataaatttgttttattgcAGATTGACATTAAGTTGCATATGTCCATGTTGTTTATGTGTGACTGTATTAGTGGAGCTTGCACTTGAACTTATCAAAGCTCCTATTCATGTCATGGAATGGTTTACTTCTAAGATCCCttgctaattttgatttttttgattatttctttTTGTATTTCTTGTAAATTTCAATAATTTGATTTTGGGGTTTGTGTAATAATTGTTGTTTATTAATAATCATGGGTTGGTCTTTTTAGTTGTATTTATGGGATTTCTTTCACAAAATTTGTATGTTgtcttaattttatataatggATTTATTGTTATTGCAATAAATTGATCATTACTTATTTTCGTGTGATATTGTTTGTTATACTTCGAGTTAAAAGCTTTTGGAATTTTGATTAAAACGTAACTAACTAATTGTAACGAAGAGAGTATATgattagtatatttttttttagatatttatgTGTTTTCTGTATGgttgaaaatcaatttttaatgtgATTGAGAGATAAGTAAACTATTTGGATTAGAATTGGTTTAAACTCGTTAGTTAGGAACTTGGGAAACTAGACATGTTCAATGTGGGGCTAGGGGTCAAGGGGTGAGTCGAGTCGAATCGATTTACATTTAGAGTTGGTGGGTCTGACATCATGTAATGACTCGTTTGTTTTAGCTTACTGTCTATTTCTataaatttgttatattatataaattgaaATGGAAGTTTTTTAGACGCGATCATGTAGGAAATTTAAGGATTGAAGGAGTACTACTATTTCTTTTATAAAAGATCCCATGAAAAATGCTACCAAAATTATAGAATCAGATTAATTTCTATATTCGATTTAGTAATTATTGGGAGTGTTTTACAAACAGCTGATAATTTGTAACTGATAGCTGATTGCTcagctgattttattaactggtttaCTAGTTAATTTTGAATTCGCTGCTATGAGCAACTTGTTTAAAAACAGTTTATTCATattaataagttgtttcaaccaactaatttaccaaacgtTAGTGTTGACTGGTTTGGCTACTCAATCCTCTACTTATATcataataaactaaaattgcaCAATAAGTTATTTTGCCAAATACCCATTGAATGAGATGGTCTGATGATTTTTAATAACTAAAATggatattttaatgttttaagggGGTATTTCCCTTCACAGCCAGGCAATCATTTAGAAAAGCTTGATGTGGATGTTTAGCCTAATTATAATTAGAACATGATGGATCATGTGAGCTTGATGAGATGAATTATGGAGTACCTTATTTGTCCGTCTTCTAGCTTTTGCTTCTACATATtctattattattgtgttgaaatttttaatcaACTTATTGGGTTTGGTTGCATGATCGAGCAACCTTATTTGTTTAATCTTTCAAGACTTGTTTTCCCTTTTTTTATACTTTGTTCCATTTTGATcattatatcttttttttttggcattattAGCCGATTAATTTTAGcttgtattttattctcaatctACTTATAAGTTAGAACATGaataagtgagatcttgtttaatgcATCTCAATGTAAGAttctattaatattttataatttttaatcaagaacaattaaaaatatttaagaaatatataaaacacCAAGGGGTTGTTTGGCACATAGGATTTGCAGAAGGGAATGAGACTTTGTTCCAAAAAAATTGAAGTACTTGTTTATTTAAAGGGAATAGGAATAGAAAATAggtataaaaaattcaaaagtctCTAAAAATTAAGTCTCGAGGGAAGGGTGATAATTAGTgagacttttattttcatttatttcttcCACGTCCCTAATATGctaaataagaaataagactTTTATATCTTCAAAATCTGATCTTAAAAGTCTCATCTTAAAATCTCATAAGTTCCAATTGCTTGTGCCAAAACACCCCAAATGATTTGATTAGAATAAACACCTTCAAATtatttgattagaatagaaTGGTTAGGAATTTCTATGTTGTTTCCATTGAGGATCAATTTCTTTGATGCTTTATAAATGACTAACACTTATGTATTCTACTAATTATTGttctatattaatattaat
Protein-coding sequences here:
- the LOC130806152 gene encoding signaling peptide TAXIMIN 1, which gives rise to MCCDGDCRPIGFLLGLPFAFLCLLVSIVGVIVWIVGLTLSCICPCCLCVTVLVELALELIKAPIHVMEWFTSKIPC